The proteins below are encoded in one region of Streptomyces ficellus:
- a CDS encoding protein phosphatase 2C domain-containing protein, with product MRQDDQHRDHRDHPAPDDADSAFDTLPNGVSRGGEPVPRPSVPDPRSPARHRPEAPAAPEYGYGYGYGPGTRPEPVSPPAPAPPAPAPPAPIARPATAPAPGPAPATAPVPDRVHEPAPAPTPTPTPAPALAAPPQEPPASGVPRLGEPWHSGARPPRYPPRPGALPGVREDLDAAVVPDIVLDGATHGPLTVRAASVRGDSHRWEREPRQDALCVTRLGGGEPHDSLLLLAVADGVGSAARSHVGSQTACRTVAGLLDTCAEQLVQAVRDGADTMLTALVSSAVGRTAEALDRLAAERGEPPAAFSTTLRALLVPLDPAIRNRGFFAVGDGGLARLRGGAWDLDPTGREADGPGGGVIDTRTAALPTARHTEAHVLGPAAPGDVLVLSTDGLSSPLAGERQVRDFLAAAWGGEPPEPADFLWQTQFRAKSYDDDRTAVCLWEGP from the coding sequence GTGCGACAGGACGACCAGCACCGCGACCACCGCGACCACCCGGCGCCCGACGACGCCGACTCCGCTTTCGACACCCTCCCGAACGGGGTGAGCCGGGGTGGCGAACCGGTGCCCCGCCCGTCGGTGCCGGACCCCCGCTCACCCGCCCGGCACCGCCCCGAGGCCCCGGCCGCCCCGGAGTACGGGTACGGATACGGGTACGGCCCCGGAACCCGACCGGAACCGGTGTCCCCGCCCGCCCCCGCACCGCCCGCCCCCGCACCACCCGCGCCGATCGCCCGCCCGGCCACCGCCCCCGCCCCCGGCCCGGCTCCCGCCACCGCTCCCGTCCCCGACCGCGTCCACGAACCCGCCCCGGCCCCAACCCCAACCCCAACCCCGGCCCCGGCCCTCGCCGCGCCTCCGCAGGAGCCGCCCGCGTCCGGCGTACCGCGCCTGGGCGAGCCGTGGCACAGCGGGGCCCGGCCGCCGAGGTACCCACCACGGCCCGGTGCGCTGCCCGGAGTGCGTGAGGACCTCGACGCCGCGGTGGTCCCGGACATCGTCCTGGACGGTGCCACCCACGGGCCCCTGACCGTCCGGGCCGCCTCCGTGCGCGGCGACTCCCACCGGTGGGAGCGCGAGCCGCGGCAGGACGCGCTGTGTGTCACCCGGCTCGGCGGCGGCGAGCCCCACGACTCCCTGCTCCTGCTGGCCGTCGCGGACGGGGTGGGCAGCGCCGCCCGCTCGCACGTGGGGTCGCAGACCGCCTGCCGTACGGTCGCGGGCCTGCTGGACACGTGCGCCGAGCAGCTCGTCCAGGCGGTGCGGGACGGTGCGGACACCATGCTCACCGCCCTCGTCAGCTCCGCGGTCGGCCGGACCGCCGAGGCGCTCGACCGGCTCGCGGCCGAGCGGGGCGAGCCGCCCGCCGCCTTCTCCACCACCCTGCGCGCCCTGCTCGTCCCCCTGGACCCCGCCATCCGCAACCGTGGCTTCTTCGCGGTCGGCGACGGCGGGCTGGCCCGTCTGCGCGGCGGCGCGTGGGACCTCGACCCCACCGGCCGGGAGGCGGACGGCCCCGGCGGCGGGGTGATCGACACCAGGACGGCGGCGCTGCCCACGGCCCGCCACACGGAGGCGCACGTCCTGGGTCCGGCCGCCCCGGGTGACGTCCTCGTCCTGAGCACGGACGGCCTGTCGTCCCCGCTCGCCGGTGAGCGGCAGGTGCGCGACTTCCTCGCCGCCGCCTGGGGCGGTGAGCCGCCGGAGCCCGCCGACTTCCTCTGGCAGACGCAGTTCCGGGCGAAGTCGTACGACGACGACCGCACGGCCGTCTGTCTCTGGGAGGGGCCGTGA
- a CDS encoding LCP family protein: MNDWPDGWTDDRNGRYGRGSADAQPEGARVMRHVQRPAAPSQRPPVPQQQSQGYDDAYDSGYNTGQVYGTPQGGGRGGGPRVPDRGGVRAPGPAPDWRRRIKIGSIVLLVAVLGTSIGTYFWADGKMRREVDLAKVIDRPKEGDCTTYLIVGSDSREGMTAEEKKKLHTGSAEGKRTDSMMILAACGSGNTMISLPRDSDVEIPKFVGSESGKTFPAQGRRVKLNAAYAEDGPELLVRTVEHNTGLRIDHYAEIGFAGFANIVDSLGGVEMNIEKGFKDKKSGADFQAGKQTLNGEQALAFVRTRYAFAESDLARTKNQQKFLSALASQAATPGTILNPFKLYPTMGAGLDTLIVDKDMSLFDLGEMFFAMKGISGGEGTSMNMPINGTRGGNLVWDRAKVQQLVQQIQNDEKVTVTGK, encoded by the coding sequence ATGAACGACTGGCCCGATGGATGGACCGACGACCGCAACGGGCGTTACGGCCGCGGCAGCGCCGACGCCCAGCCCGAGGGCGCCCGGGTGATGCGGCACGTCCAGCGCCCCGCCGCGCCGTCGCAGCGCCCGCCGGTCCCCCAGCAGCAGTCGCAGGGGTACGACGACGCGTACGACAGCGGCTACAACACCGGCCAGGTCTACGGCACCCCCCAGGGCGGCGGCCGTGGCGGCGGCCCCCGGGTCCCCGACCGCGGCGGGGTCCGCGCCCCGGGCCCGGCCCCGGACTGGCGCCGCCGCATCAAGATCGGCTCCATCGTGCTGCTGGTCGCGGTCCTCGGCACCAGCATCGGCACCTACTTCTGGGCCGACGGCAAGATGCGCCGCGAGGTCGACCTCGCCAAGGTCATCGACCGCCCCAAGGAGGGCGACTGCACGACCTACCTGATCGTCGGCTCCGACAGCCGTGAGGGCATGACGGCCGAGGAGAAGAAGAAGCTGCACACCGGCTCCGCCGAGGGCAAGCGCACCGACTCGATGATGATCCTCGCGGCCTGCGGCAGCGGCAACACCATGATCTCGCTGCCCCGCGACTCCGACGTGGAGATCCCCAAGTTCGTCGGCTCCGAGTCCGGCAAGACCTTCCCCGCCCAGGGACGGCGCGTGAAGCTGAACGCCGCCTACGCCGAGGACGGCCCCGAGCTGCTCGTCCGCACCGTCGAGCACAACACCGGGCTGCGCATCGACCACTACGCCGAGATCGGCTTCGCGGGCTTCGCGAACATCGTCGACTCCCTCGGCGGTGTGGAGATGAACATCGAGAAGGGATTCAAGGACAAGAAGTCCGGCGCCGACTTCCAGGCGGGCAAGCAGACCCTCAACGGCGAGCAGGCCCTCGCCTTCGTCCGCACCCGGTACGCCTTCGCCGAGTCGGACCTGGCCCGGACCAAGAACCAGCAGAAGTTCCTGTCCGCCCTGGCGAGCCAGGCGGCGACGCCCGGCACGATCCTCAACCCGTTCAAGCTCTACCCGACGATGGGCGCGGGCCTGGACACGCTGATCGTCGACAAGGACATGTCGCTGTTCGACCTGGGTGAGATGTTCTTCGCCATGAAGGGCATCAGCGGCGGCGAGGGCACGTCGATGAACATGCCGATCAACGGCACCCGCGGCGGCAACCTCGTCTGGGACAGGGCGAAGGTGCAGCAGCTGGTGCAGCAGATCCAGAACGACGAGAAGGTCACGGTCACCGGCAAGTGA
- a CDS encoding acyl-CoA thioesterase — protein sequence MTDQASELRGKPTAASRTTLSHIMTGSDTNLLGTVHGGVIMKLVDDAAGAVAGRHSGGPAVTASMDEMVFLEPVRVGDLVHVKAQVNWTGRSSMEVGVRVLAERWNESTPPTQVGSAYLVFAAVDADGKPRPVPPVVPETERDKRRYQEAQIRRTHRLARRRAIKELREKRAAEGLDED from the coding sequence ATGACAGATCAGGCCTCCGAGCTGCGGGGAAAGCCCACCGCGGCCTCCCGCACCACCCTCAGCCACATCATGACCGGCAGTGACACCAACCTCCTGGGTACGGTGCACGGCGGCGTGATCATGAAGCTGGTGGACGACGCGGCGGGCGCCGTCGCGGGCCGCCACTCCGGCGGGCCCGCCGTGACCGCGTCCATGGACGAGATGGTGTTCCTGGAGCCGGTCAGGGTGGGCGACCTGGTGCATGTGAAGGCGCAGGTCAACTGGACCGGCCGGTCGTCCATGGAGGTCGGCGTGCGGGTCCTGGCGGAGCGCTGGAACGAGTCCACGCCCCCCACCCAGGTCGGCTCGGCCTACCTGGTCTTCGCCGCCGTGGACGCCGACGGCAAGCCGCGGCCCGTCCCGCCGGTGGTCCCCGAGACGGAGCGGGACAAGCGTCGCTACCAGGAGGCGCAGATCCGCCGTACGCACCGCCTCGCCCGCCGCCGGGCGATCAAGGAGCTGCGGGAGAAGCGCGCGGCGGAGGGCCTCGACGAGGACTGA
- a CDS encoding LCP family protein, with protein MRLATTLSVLVLAAGGIGHALVTSLDTEIGRVDPFKDMKNRPAPGHGTNILVVGTDGRDKITPAEKAKYRLGGAPCRCTDTIMLVHVSADRKRASMVSLPRDSYAEIPPHTDATTGKHHHKHPVKLNAAYAEGGPNLTVRTVEHMTGVKIDHYLELDFTSFMRTVDAIGRVEICTAKPMKDAYTGLDLPAGTHRLDGGQALQYVRSRHVDGASDLGRMQRQQRFMASLIDQATSNGVLLNPVKFQQVVTSMLSSVRADEGFGAEQMLALAKAMRGFTAASSEFTSVPVSDPSFPVKGIGSTVKWDPVKAKKLFAAVRADKPLAPYAGRSTVRKKLVEVSPQQIRVQVYNGTMVHGLGARVGAALKATGFRTSAPALNWPRRDVARTIVWFDPRWDRSARSLATALPGCRLLPVEGQGAVFKVTAGANFTGVLPVRAENAFQGEFGAVTGDQVICS; from the coding sequence ATGCGGCTGGCGACCACCCTGTCGGTGCTGGTCCTCGCGGCGGGCGGCATCGGGCACGCGCTCGTCACGAGCCTGGACACGGAGATCGGCCGGGTCGACCCGTTCAAGGACATGAAGAACCGCCCCGCCCCCGGCCACGGCACCAACATCCTGGTCGTCGGCACCGACGGACGCGACAAGATCACACCCGCGGAGAAGGCGAAGTACCGGCTCGGCGGCGCGCCCTGCCGCTGCACCGACACGATCATGCTGGTGCACGTCTCGGCCGACCGTAAGCGGGCCAGCATGGTGTCGCTGCCGCGCGACTCGTACGCCGAGATCCCGCCGCACACCGACGCCACCACCGGCAAGCACCACCACAAGCACCCGGTGAAGCTGAACGCCGCGTACGCCGAGGGCGGGCCGAACCTCACCGTCCGCACCGTCGAGCACATGACCGGCGTGAAGATCGACCACTACCTGGAGCTGGACTTCACCAGCTTCATGCGGACCGTCGACGCCATCGGGCGCGTGGAGATCTGCACCGCCAAGCCGATGAAGGACGCCTACACCGGCCTCGACCTGCCGGCCGGCACCCACAGGCTGGACGGCGGGCAGGCGCTCCAGTACGTGCGCTCCCGCCATGTCGACGGGGCGTCTGACCTGGGGCGCATGCAGCGCCAGCAGCGGTTCATGGCGTCGCTGATCGACCAGGCGACGAGCAACGGCGTCCTGCTGAACCCGGTGAAGTTCCAGCAGGTCGTCACCTCGATGCTCAGCTCCGTGCGGGCCGACGAGGGTTTCGGCGCGGAGCAGATGCTGGCCCTGGCGAAGGCGATGCGCGGCTTCACCGCCGCCTCGTCGGAGTTCACCTCCGTACCGGTCAGCGATCCCAGCTTCCCCGTCAAGGGCATCGGCTCGACGGTGAAGTGGGACCCGGTGAAGGCGAAGAAGCTGTTCGCGGCGGTACGCGCGGACAAGCCGCTCGCCCCGTACGCCGGGCGCAGCACCGTCCGCAAGAAGCTCGTCGAGGTCTCGCCGCAGCAGATCCGGGTGCAGGTCTACAACGGCACGATGGTGCACGGGCTGGGCGCCCGCGTCGGCGCCGCGCTCAAGGCGACCGGCTTCCGGACGAGCGCACCGGCCCTGAACTGGCCGCGCCGGGACGTGGCCCGCACGATCGTCTGGTTCGACCCCCGCTGGGACCGCTCCGCCCGCTCCCTGGCCACCGCGCTGCCCGGCTGCCGGCTGCTGCCGGTGGAGGGCCAGGGCGCGGTGTTCAAGGTCACGGCCGGGGCGAACTTCACGGGCGTCCTGCCGGTGCGGGCTGAGAACGCCTTCCAGGGCGAATTCGGCGCGGTCACCGGCGACCAGGTGATCTGCTCCTGA